In one Silene latifolia isolate original U9 population chromosome 10, ASM4854445v1, whole genome shotgun sequence genomic region, the following are encoded:
- the LOC141606076 gene encoding transcription termination factor MTERF15, mitochondrial-like translates to MGRQPNLPVSYTKEPLSFFFDNNRAIEFELKNKESAQEMLSIRCCNFSVQVAANNLHNFQHLRHYSTNSSNQNPKFPNQSYTNYLISNLGFSNQQAQSISIKLPYKFDDAHFPKFSGNANSVIHFLKQHDFNDAHIKKVVSFYPQILSANVDQTLKPRFQVFQDHGFSASNLVSLISSNPFIASRHMDPIIPDLRAILGSTDNLIKFFRKNHLTMGQSALGNLNSNVELLNKEYGVDINVIRNAILQSPRAYVKNTEFFQNAMVRVEKELGIPRNSGMFTYGIHLLCGSSKKRIESKCQVFKSFGWTEYDVSELMRRNPLRLLASEENIRKKLGFLMTELGYKPDFLATRSVLLGTSLEKRLVPRHRVLLVLKEKGLLDYNFYTAAVLSEKQFLKILIEPFKEDAPGLLELYQSSKGCSNIDTISRH, encoded by the coding sequence atgggAAGACAACCTAATTTACCCGTCTCTTACACAAAAGAGccattgagttttttttttgacaacaatagaGCCATTGAGTTTGAGTTGAAGAACAAAGAAAGCGCACAAGAGATGTTGAGTATTCGTTGCTGCAATTTCAGCGTTCAAGTTGCTGCAAATAATTTACATAATTTCCAACATCTTCGTCACTATTCAACCAATTCCtctaatcaaaaccctaaattcCCAAATCAATCTTACACCAATTATTTAATTAGCAATCTGGGTTTCTCTAATCAACAAGCTCAATCCATTTCTATCAAGCTTCCTTACAAGTTTGATGATGCTCACTTCCCCAAATTCTCTGGTAATGCTAATTCTGTTATTCATTTCTTAAAACAACATGATTTTAATGATGCCCATATCAAAAAGGTTGTATCTTTTTACCCTCAAATCTTATCTGCTAATGTtgatcaaaccctaaaacccagATTTCAAGTTTTCCAAGATCATGGTTTTTCTGCCTCTAATTTAGTTTCTCTTATTTCGTCGAATCCGTTCATTGCATCAAGACATATGGATCCTATTATCCCTGATCTCAGGGCAATTTTGGGCAGTACTGACAATCTAATCAAGTTTTTTAGAAAAAACCATTTAACCATGGGACAATctgctttgggaaatctaaattCAAATGTTGAATTGTTGAATAAGGAGTATGGTGTTGATATTAATGTAATTCGGAATGCCATCCTTCAGTCTCCCAGAGCCTATGTGAAGAATACCGAGTTTTTCCAAAATGCAATGGTTAGGGTTGAAAAGGAATTAGGGATTCCTCGAAATTCTGGGATGTTTACATACGGCATACATTTGTTGTGTGGTTCTAGTAAGAAGAGAATCGAATCAAAATGTCAGGTGTTCAAAAGCTTTGGATGGACTGAATATGATGTTTCTGAATTAATGAGGAGAAATCCTTTACGTCTTTTAGCATCTGAAGAAAATATCAGGAAAAAGTTGGGTTTTTTGATGACTGAGCTGGGTTACAAGCCAGATTTCTTAGCGACACGTTCTGTGTTGTTGGGTACTAGCCTCGAGAAGCGACTGGTGCCTAGGCATCGGGTGTTGTTGGTTTTGAAGGAGAAGGGTTTGTTAGATTACAACTTCTATACTGCCGCCGTTTTAAGTGAGAAGCAGTTCTTAAAGATACTTATTGAACCTTTTAAGGAGGATGCACCAGGTCTTCTTGAACTTTATCAAAGCAGCAAAGGTTGTTCCAACATTGACACCATTTCGAGGCATTAG
- the LOC141606078 gene encoding protein LATERAL BRANCHING OXIDOREDUCTASE 1-like, which yields MAASPVKIELPLTPIQELTKSNTNQIPERYVVTNPNPVSDSESIGCAVPYMDSHIIDLQLLLDFSSPCAKQELLKLRNALTSWGCFQLVNHGVASSLLDQLQFVSKEFFSLSFEEKRKYSRTVEWHEGYGCDIVSEDQPIHWNDRLLLRIHPIEHRNLNLWPDIVPNFRETLDAYSIEIREVVKAMLKAIAKSLDLEENSFLSQFGEDGNFFARFNFYPPCRDPDRVVGLKPHSDGSLITVLLQDKDVEGLQVLKNDQWYKVPVIPNALFINVGDHLEITSNGILKSSVHKVVIDKEKARMSVAVPSGVNIDKEIRPLSELINKDRPRLYKNVNVKDYIPIFMQHYARGERAINAVKIEQ from the exons ATGGCTGCATCACCTGTTAAAATAGAACTACCATTAACTCCAATTCAAGAGTTAACTAAATCTAATACCAACCAAATTCCTGAAAGATATGTTGTTACTAACCCAAACCCGGTTTCTGATTCGGAGTCGATAGGGTGTGCTGTTCCATACATGGACAGTCACATTATTGATCTTCAGCTTCTCTTAGACTTTTCGTCACCTTGTGCTAAACAAGAGCTGCTCAAACTTCGTAATGCCCTTACTTCCTGGGGTTGTTTCCAG CTAGTAAACCATGGTGTAGCAAGCTCCTTGCTGGATCAACTTCAGTTTGTTAGCAAAGAATTTTTTAGTCTGTCTTTTGAAGAAAAGCGAAAGTATTCGAGAACAGTAGAGTGGCATGAAGGATATGGATGTGACATAGTTTCCGAAGATCAGCCAATCCACTGGAATGACAGGTTGCTTCTCAGAATTCACCCTATTGAACACAGGAATCTTAACCTCTGGCCAGATATTGTACCAAATTTCAG GGAAACATTGGACGCATACTCGATTGAGATAAGGGAAGTAGTAAAAGCCATGTTGAAAGCTATAGCCAAATCACTGGATTTAGAAGAGAACAGTTTCTTAAGTCAGTTTGGAGAAGACGGTAATTTCTTTGCAAGATTCAACTTTTACCCTCCATGCCGTGACCCAGATCGCGTTGTAGGCCTAAAACCACACTCTGATGGTTCACTAATTACTGTTCTTCTGCAAGACAAAGATGTTGAGGGTCTTCAAGTTCTCAAAAATGATCAATGGTATAAGGTGCCAGTTATTCCGAATGCTCTTTTTATCAATGTTGGTGATCATTTGGAG ATAACGAGTAATGGAATATTGAAGAGTTCAGTACACAAGGTGGTGATCGACAAGGAGAAGGCGAGGATGTCAGTAGCGGTGCCGAGTGGTGTGAACATAGACAAAGAAATAAGACCCTTAAGCGAGCTTATTAACAAGGACAGGCCGAGGTTATATAAGAATGTTAATGTTAAGGATTATATTCCAATATTTATGCAGCATTATGCAAGAGGTGAAAGAGCCATCAATGCTGTGAAAATTGAGCAGTAA
- the LOC141606077 gene encoding transcription termination factor MTERF15, mitochondrial-like, whose translation MLRIRCCKCSVQVADYYLHNFQHLLQFSTNSSNQNPKFPNQSYTNYLINNLGFSNQQAHSISTKLPYKFDDAHFPKFSGNANSVIHFLKQHDFNDTHIKKVVSYYPQILSANVDQTLKPRFQVFQDHGFSASNLVSLISSNPFIASRHMDPIIPDLRAILGSTDNLIKFFRKIHLSMGQSDLGNLNSNVELLNKEYGVDINVIRNAILQSPRAYVKNTEFFQNAMVRVEKELGIPRNSGMFTYGIHLLCGSSKKRIESKCQVFKSFGWTEYDVSELMRRNPLLLLTSEENIRKKLGFLMTELGYKPDFLAIHSTLLGNSLEKRLAPRHRVLLVLKEKGLLDYSFHTAAKMTEKQFLKIFIEPFKDDAPALLELYQSSKGYSNIDAISRH comes from the coding sequence ATGTTGAGAATCCGTTGCTGCAAATGCAGCGTTCAAGTTGCTGATTATTATTTGCATAATTTTCAACATCTTCTTCAATTTTCAACCAATTCCtctaatcaaaaccctaaattcCCAAATCAATCTTACAccaattatttaattaataatctgGGTTTCTCTAATCAACAAGCTCACTCCATTTCTACGAAGCTTCCTTACAAGTTTGATGATGCTCACTTCCCCAAATTCTCTGGTAATGCTAATTCTGTTATTCATTTCTTAAAGCAACATGATTTTAATGATACCCATATCAAAAAGGTTGTATCTTACTACCCTCAAATCTTATCTGCTAATGTtgatcaaaccctaaaacccagATTTCAAGTTTTCCAAGATCATGGTTTTTCTGCCTCTAATTTAGTTTCTCTTATTTCGTCGAATCCGTTCATTGCATCAAGACATATGGATCCTATTATCCCTGATCTCAGGGCAATTTTGGGCAGTACTGACAATCTAATCAAGTTTTTTAGAAAAATCCATTTATCCATGGGACAATCTGATTTGGGAAATCTAAATTCAAATGTTGAATTGTTGAATAAGGAGTATGGTGTTGATATTAATGTTATTCGGAATGCCATCCTTCAGTCTCCCAGAGCCTATGTGAAGAATACCGAGTTTTTCCAAAATGCAATGGTTAGGGTTGAAAAGGAATTAGGGATTCCTCGAAATTCTGGGATGTTTACATATGGCATACATTTGTTGTGTGGTTCTAGTAAGAAGAGAATCGAATCGAAATGTCAGGTGTTCAAAAGCTTTGGATGGACTGAATATGATGTTTCTGAATTAATGAGGAGAAATCCTCTACTTCTTCTAACATCTGAAGAAAATATTAGAAAAAAGTTGGGTTTTTTGATGACTGAGCTGGGTTACAAGCCCGATTTCTTAGCTATACATTCTACGTTGTTGGGTAATAGCCTCGAGAAGCGACTGGCGCCTAGGCATCGGGTGTTGTTGGTTTTGAAGGAGAAGGGTTTGTTAGATTACAGCTTCCATACTGCCGCAAAAATGACTGAAAAGCAGTTCTTAAAGATATTTATTGAACCTTTTAAGGACGATGCACCGGCTCTTCTTGAACTTTATCAAAGCAGCAAAGGTTATTCCAACATTGACGCCATCTCGAGGCATTAG
- the LOC141608371 gene encoding uncharacterized protein LOC141608371, producing the protein MSPTIVAFCKSKLWKLPISNKLRVFLWKFMANALPVGSEFLKRKMSWRSSCSLCDGLPTCVESISHLFRDCCFAKALWSRRPWPMGVLSSILGDIQCMNEVVCNKDACLLQASSLDFSSDFELAKRIRNSFPYWIVGGPGCGNVCTVKCDAAWRADRSSGMEWCLLDGDGILRNTAHARSCDDVFASSALQAEGQAAIKALKWALDEGYLHVRLVTDCLVLVMQVAGADKPIASITCIIQDIKSIASLFHCCSLSFCPRGVNKIAHNLVQETLL; encoded by the exons ATGTCTCCAACCATTGTGGCTTTCTGCAAATCAAAGCTCTGGAAGTTGCCTATTTCTAACAAACTAAGGGtgtttttatggaaatttatggctAATGCCCTTCCCGTGGGGTCTGAATTTCTCAAACGCAAGATGAGTTGGCGCTCCTCTTGTTCTCTCTGCGATGGCTTACCTACTTGTGTGGAATCTATTTCTCACCTCTTCAGAGATTGTTGCTTTGCAAAAGCTCTTTG GAGTCGTCGCCCTTGGCCTATGGGTGTCCTCAGTTCTATTCTTGGAGACATTCAGTGTATGAATGAGGTAGTCTGCAATAAGGATGCTTGCCTCCTTCAAGCGTCTTCGTTGGACTTCTCTTCTGATTTTGAACTAGCAAAGAGAATTAGAAACTCATTTCCCTATTGGATTGTTGGTGGACCTGGGTGCGGGAATGTCTGCACTGTTAAGTGTGATGCTGCTTGGAGGGCTGATAGAAGTTCTGGCATGGAGTGGTGCTTGTTGGATGGTGATGGGATCTTAAGGAATACTGCGCATGCTCGCTC ctgtgatgatGTG tttgccTCTTCTGCCCTGCAAGCTGAAGGCCAGGCTGCTATCAAGGCGCTAAAATGGGCCTTGGATGAAGGGTATCTTCATGTTAGATTGGTTACGGATTGTCTTGTCTTGGTTATGCAGGTGGCCGGAGCGGATAAGCCTATTGCGTCTATTACTTGCATTATCCAGGATATTAAGTCTATTGCGTCTCTTTTTCACTGTTGCTCTCTTAGCTTTTGTCCTAGGGGAGTGAATAAGATAGCTCATAATCTTGTTCAGGAAACTCTGTTGTAA